CCGCTTGCTCAAATAACGGAACCCGGTCTCCTTCTTTATGTTGGTAGGCGAATAGAATCCGATCTCGAGATTGCATAAATTATAGTTGCTCGCGGTCGATTGAAATTTATTGGTGTCTATCCCAATTTTCTACGGTTGCAGGAACTAGATAATCCACAACTACCCCGTTAATCAACAGTTTACTTCCTTGCATCGTTTTAGTTCCATTAGCGGGAGCAAGAACTAGCACAACTGCAGAATCCGCAGGAATCGAAAAATAGGTCACCCCGGTTACATTCTGCCGTAAAAAAGTATTCGATACACAATCCCATAAATCTTTCGGCGAAGTTCCAACATCAATCTGAACCGACGTAGCGGTACTGAATGGGTTGTAGTATAAATATGTCGGATAGGCGGAATCGTGATAATAATCAGTTTTTAAACAATCTAACTGTAAAATATATTGATTATTCGTTGTTGAAATTATTCCACCAAATATCCCAACATGAGCGGAACCATAAAGCCCGAAATCAGTCTTAACTCCGTATGGGTATCCGGAAATACCATCTCCCATACTATACGGACTTACACTCAATTCTGACATAACAAAAATCGCATCTATATACAGTGTATCTAACATAGTGTTTCCGCCCGTGCGATTATTATCCTGTACTCGAATATAAATCCTTCCGCTAAGATTGGATGGTAGGCTATTCCAACGTAATTGACTCGGTGAACTGTTACTGATGGTAAATAAAGTAATAAATGGTCCTGCTGTAGATGTCGAATAAGAAAACACAAAACCGGAATCACTATCGCCCCCATCACTATAATATGCATTTACAAGGATGGTATGCGAGGTTCCAACAGGTAACGTCATATCCCAGATATGTTCTAATTGATCATTACTACCTACCACTGCTTCTTTCAAAACTTCATATTGGTTATCCGTTTGATATTGTTGTGTATTGATATAGTTTCCAGATTCAATCGTTCCATACCGATGTAAATAATCTGAATCTACTAAAACCTGTTTCCGACCATATTTTCGAAACCCTTCATATCCTATACAATAGTTAGGATCGTACACATCCGCCCACGCTTTGGAAGACTGATGTGCTGAATCTAATGAATTTGCATAAAAGAACCGAGAGGCATTTGCCGCATTCAACATCCATTTTCCGATAGCCCGCGCATAGCGATCATCATAGCGAACAATCGGAACCAGTGCACCTGCCATATGATAAGTATTCATCGCAAAACCATATCCTCCTCCATCAGTATTTCCTCCTATCAATCCATGAACGTCATATCCAGCCCAAGTATCTGCAATGACGCCAAAATACGGTCGAGCATCGCTTGAATAGCATAAACACCAATTAAGGAATTTTTCAAGATTATAATTCCGACCTAACTCTGCATTCATTCTAGCAGCTAAATAAGCACCATAAGGGAGCAAACATTCATAGAACGGATTAGTTATTCTATTGTGTAAAAATTGCATACCCCAATCTGCAGTGGTTAATCCGGTATATAACGTCTTACCGCTTTTTACGTAGGCCATATAGCCAAGCCAAGCAATTCCCGCTGCTGCATCTGGCTCTTTCCATAACCCATTATCTACCGGGGTCAACGTTGAAAACCGAAATGCAGTATGGTCGTAATTCGGAATACCGGAGTTTCCTCCCATAAAATAACTCGCAAGATACCAGCGATTCGCAATCGTATAAAACATATTATCAGTTGTTCCTAAACTTGGATAATAATAGGCTAATTGATAAAACAAAATATTGGGAAAAATCTCGTACCAAAAAGATTGTCCGGTAGTGGTATTACTTCGATTTAAAACTAGATTTTCGCCATTATCTTTATTAAAATAATTTTCTTGCATGATTACCCAGTTCATTCCATTTTGGTTACTCTTGTCAATTCCGATGAGAGTCGCACCTAATACAGCTCCCATACAATTAATTGATTCATGATTATTCCTAGTTGTCCACGAAGCTGGCCAACCAACATACGACGGCTGGCCAAATACTACCCGTTTATAATTCGTCGAAGTCCTATCCCACCAAATTAAGGGGAGATACTGACCAGTAGTATTAAAATTAAATACAAACGCATCATAATCAAGGGCAACTTGTTTCCAATTCCGCATCTGAAACGGCTGCGGTATATTTGGCATCAACTCGACCCGCGGTAAAGTAATTTGAGCGGTATAACTCCAAACTACTAACACTATGAAAAATAAAACTCCTATGAAACTAATCCTTCGAATTTTAATTAAATTGTGCATTTAGGTCTCCTTTCAAAGTATTGATAATTCTATAAAGTAAAAGCAATTGAAAATTTGTCTGTATATCGAACCCTAACAATAAATTTCCTTTCTATTAAAATTCACTATTTGTTATCGCAAACGCACTTAATTCTGCAGGCACTCGGCTGAAATGTTAGTAAACAACACTGTCAATAAAGAATTTCGTACTATTCTCAATTTCTTAGTTCCACTTGCCAAAGTGATAACTGCAACTACTGCAGAATCAACGTGAATCACAAAACTAGTGGTACCTTTTACATTTGTTTTTAACAATCAACTATTACACAAAATAATTTAATGTTCTCTGTCCCAATCTTGTATCTTGTATTTGATAATAAAAACTCGGAATATTCGGCATTAACTCAATTTGTGGAATATTAACCTGCGTAGTATCGTTGGTGATACAATTATGAAGACCAAAACAAATTTTATGATTTAGTGATAGTTAATATACTATATAATTTGAATGTTCATTCAATGCTAATCTCTTATTTCGCTCTGATAGAAAAAGGGTGGTAGTGAACTAAATTATTTTCCATTACCACCCAAAATTTTCTCATATTCGAACTTTAACTTCTTATTCAAATTCAAACCTTATCCATTCTGCTATAGGAACTCCAGTTGCTGGAAACGCGGTTTGCTCTTCATAAGCGCCAATATCCGGAGATGTCCCTATTGGCCGGGGACGCGGATTTCCGTCAAAATCATTAGGTATTCCTAAATTAATCCCTCTATACAATGCAGGTGAATTCGTCTGAAGATGGAAATCACCTGTTCCAGGACCACTAGAAGCCCCTACAAATTTCGGGTCTCCCGGATAATATGATATACTCCCAATATTAATAGCGCTACCAGTATAAATGGTATCAATGTTGTATAGCAGATTCGCAATCCCACTGATATTCACCGATGAATTGTTATAAGTTTGAAATGCGACCGAAGCACCGGAAAATATACAGTTATTAATAATCACATCGCCGCCGGTTCGAATCCATTCACTATGCACTGCATTTCTGGTATTTTTAGTAGTTGTCACAAAATCGCAATGGTATGCTCTGACATTTGCCCCTTCAATCCATAACTGATCTTGACCTTCGTCAAAAATACAATTGATAATGGTGGTTTCAGACCAACTCCGCATTCGAGCTAACGCTCTTGCATTTCCTGAACCATCAACGAATTTTGACCGTTCAATATACACAACACTATACCCACTATCCACATTATTAGTGTTCAAATAAATCTGGTACGAGGGGAAAGACTGACATTTATTCATAATAAATTCGCATTGTGAAAAATAGGTATTGCAATTTCCTTCCATATCCCAGGTAACAAAACCGCTATCCCGATTTTCATTAAATTTACACCGTATCGCAGTCACTGCAGATAAATAATACTGACCGCCTACACCAAATCCGCTGATTGTGTTCCTAGAGAATTCCGAATCCGCAAAGTAGAAAGAACATGGGGTATTGTCTCCTGCAGGAACATATGCATAATAGAATCCGTATTCTCGATTATAATTAACGATGCAAGAAGTTAACGATATTGTTATCCCCGGTCCCATACATAAAATACCTAATCTACCATTATTTAGTATCGAATTGGTCACAGTGATTACCGAACCCTTAGCATTATTCGCAGCATCATTGCCTGCTCGGATATTATCCCAATAATTGCCCGAAATCGTTGAATGAGATACGGTTACATTTGCCTGTTTCAACAACCAAATTCCAACTTGACCTTCATTCATAATCATACTGTTGGTTATGGTGATATTAGAGCCATCTAAGGTTTGCGCTACTACTCCAACCTGATTATTGGTAGATAAACAATACTGCATGGTTAACGTCCCTCCGCCGCCAATCACAATTCCTCTTACTGCGTTATTAATTATAGTTGAATTACTAATTGTCATTGCACCGGAACCATTAAAATTTATCGCTCCAGGATTATTACTATTAATCAGAGATCTAGTTATTGTTACAGTAGCTGCACCAGGAATATTCAGTCCCCAACCCAATGTCTTATTAGAAAAAGTACATCCTTGGATTGTTACATTCGCACTACTATAGATTGAAATTCCCTGACCAGAAACACCGCTAAACAAAAGATTCTGCAAAGTAACGGTTGGAGTATCTAAAATATTACACTGATTTACTATGGATACCCCAGAAACAGTTCCCTGAATCGATAGATTCTTATTAATATCCATCGTCGTGCTATTGCAATAATTTCCTGCTACTGTAATTTGAATGGTATCTCCAGAAATAGCAGCAGTAATCGCATCCGGAATATCCGAATAGGGCACAGGTACAGTCAAAATCGCACCTGTACTTAAAGAAGTTAGAAAAATAACCTTAAAGCATATTATTGCCCACAATATATTAATTTGTCTCATACACATTTCCCCCTTTCATTTTGAAAAAAATAGTTTAGGTTCAAATAATAGATAATAATTAATAATGTGAGGATTCCAATGTAAGAAGAAACACGGTGGTGAATAACTATTCACCACCGTATAGCCTTTCCAACATATTCAGGTAGCTGAATACTGGTTTATTCCGCTTCAAAATTAACCAATTCTACGGGAACGAATTCAGTCCGTTCAATATTTGAAAACCGCAGTTCATCAACTCGTCCCCGTAAAGGCATTAAATTCGATGTGGGTGGACCACCTGGAACCCAAACTCGACCTAACACAGCAGCAGTGAATGATAGATGTTGATATTCACTCGTTACCGGAGTTCCACCTTGAATTGTCGGAACACGTACCCCATCTACATAGAATTTTACTTTATCAGCAGTATCAGTTGCAGCTGAATTATACACAATTGCGTAATGGTGCCAGCTATCATACATCTTTGGAACAACACAGTATGCCCATTGATTCGCTGAACCATCGTACACATTTAACTGCATATAATTATTGATATCGCTCCCAGCATTTCGTAACTGATAAATAGCTCGACCTGCAGCTAAATCCAGCATACAGTTAGTAAATTCTACACCACTATCTGATGCATATAGGTAATACCACGCTTCAACGGTATGCGGAGTTGGAATAGTACTAATTGAACCAGGATTAACTTCACACCCGTTAATATTTCCACCCGCTCCAGATAAACATTGCCCCCATCCTGCTTGTGATGCAACAAATGTTGGATTAGCGTAACCAGCTATTGTCGACATACTCACGGTATAAGTTGTATCCCCACTATTTGTTAGGTTACCATCTAAATGCAAAAGTAAAACGGTATTTGCATCTTTAATATATGGACCGGGTGGTGGACCAGCAATTGCTATCGTAGCTAATACTGCTGTAATCAAACTTGTAATGACTACTTTGTTCATTATTATCCCCCCTTTCTCTTCGAGATTATTTTCATAAAGTTAAAACTTGGTATGAAACAAAAAATAACATAATAACATGATCATTATGAGCCATATCCAGTTCCTAATTGTTTAAGATTACCAGGAACAAGACGAAATATTCTTCCCTTGCTAATAATTCCATTTGATGGGTCGTATTCGATACCATCGGTTTCAGCCCAATATTGTGATGCGGCAGCATAATCTCCTAGGGTTGGTCCCCATGGACCCCAACTAATTACTGCACCCCATCTTCCAGAATAGATACCTTGCCAAGTATCCTCTCGTTTGACCCAAATATATATCGGTTTCAAAGTATAGGGGTCAATATAAAACCGTTCATTACCGAAAATATCGTTTGGTAAAGAACTCATATATGATATCGGAGTAGTAAGATCTCTCAAACGATGACTATACGGATAATCGTTATAATCGACAAAATATGATTCTAAAGAGTTTATCAATTCACGTTCTTCCTTATTGCAACGAGATACCTTCGACCGGGTTTGTGCAGCTAAAAAGTTTGGAATTGCTATTGCAGCTAATATCGCTATAATCGCTACCACTATTAATAGTTCAAGCAAAGTAAATCCCTTATTTCCACCCAAATAATCTTTCTTCATTTCATAAGCTGTTTCTAGTTATGGTCCCCAGCGACTTATATCACCTCGGCTAATGGTTCCATTAGTCGGGTCGTATTGTTTAGTTACTGGATACCAATCAGCGCCATCATAAATCCTATCCGGTCCAATCGAATGTATACACCAATCCTGTGAAATACCTTCGTATACCCAAACATTATAATTATATACTGCGGTGCCGAAGGTCATATCCCAGTTTTTATAATGGAAATATTGATATATATCAGGCACATTCGGATAAGGAAAAGTATCTTTGGGAACTGAAGCTAGATATGCTACCGGAGTAGTCAACGGTACATAATTTTGAATATGGGTACCTCCGGTCCATAAAGGTGAAAAATATGCTTGTCGAGTATACGTATCCGGTGGATACATATTATTATCAACATCATACGATTCTAATGCAATCGCTAAACTGCGCATATCTGCTTTGACTCGCGATACTTTCGACCGGGTTTGTGCAGCTAAAAAGTTTGGAATTGCTATTGCAGCAAGAATCGCAATAATGGCGACAACGATTAATAATTCAATTAAAGTAAATCCAAAGTTGAGTTTCAATATATCTTTTTTCATAATTGTATCCCTTAATAAATATATCTCATTGAGGTAATGTATCTTCCAATTTCAACCCGCCAGGAACAAACCGTTGAATTCTGCCCGGACCCATGATTCCATTAGTTAGGTCATATTCCATATTTCCAATATTGCGAACTAGAACTAGGAAAATTCGGACAAATATAAACACTGCTATTCCCAAAAAAATCGTTTGACAAAAATGTTAGGTATGCAATCGGTGTTGTTAAACGAGTTAGTCCTATCTGAAACCACGTACCACACCATGTTTCTGGATAGACATTATTATCAGTATTATAATATATGCTTTTCTAACGCAGTTATTTGCAATTGTAACTCTGCTTGGGCTCATAATACTTTCTTTTGTTCGGGTCTGCGCAGTCAAAAAATTTGGAATCGCTATGATTGCGACTACAATTAACAATTC
This window of the bacterium genome carries:
- a CDS encoding right-handed parallel beta-helix repeat-containing protein translates to MTVPVPYSDIPDAITAAISGDTIQITVAGNYCNSTTMDINKNLSIQGTVSGVSIVNQCNILDTPTVTLQNLLFSGVSGQGISIYSSANVTIQGCTFSNKTLGWGLNIPGAATVTITRSLINSNNPGAINFNGSGAMTISNSTIINNAVRGIVIGGGGTLTMQYCLSTNNQVGVVAQTLDGSNITITNSMIMNEGQVGIWLLKQANVTVSHSTISGNYWDNIRAGNDAANNAKGSVITVTNSILNNGRLGILCMGPGITISLTSCIVNYNREYGFYYAYVPAGDNTPCSFYFADSEFSRNTISGFGVGGQYYLSAVTAIRCKFNENRDSGFVTWDMEGNCNTYFSQCEFIMNKCQSFPSYQIYLNTNNVDSGYSVVYIERSKFVDGSGNARALARMRSWSETTIINCIFDEGQDQLWIEGANVRAYHCDFVTTTKNTRNAVHSEWIRTGGDVIINNCIFSGASVAFQTYNNSSVNISGIANLLYNIDTIYTGSAINIGSISYYPGDPKFVGASSGPGTGDFHLQTNSPALYRGINLGIPNDFDGNPRPRPIGTSPDIGAYEEQTAFPATGVPIAEWIRFEFE
- a CDS encoding prepilin-type N-terminal cleavage/methylation domain-containing protein — its product is MLKKGFILIELLIVVAIIAIPNFLTAQTRTKESIMSPSRVTIANNCVRKAYIIILIIMSIQKHGVVRGFR
- a CDS encoding LamG domain-containing protein, translating into MNKVVITSLITAVLATIAIAGPPPGPYIKDANTVLLLHLDGNLTNSGDTTYTVSMSTIAGYANPTFVASQAGWGQCLSGAGGNINGCEVNPGSISTIPTPHTVEAWYYLYASDSGVEFTNCMLDLAAGRAIYQLRNAGSDINNYMQLNVYDGSANQWAYCVVPKMYDSWHHYAIVYNSAATDTADKVKFYVDGVRVPTIQGGTPVTSEYQHLSFTAAVLGRVWVPGGPPTSNLMPLRGRVDELRFSNIERTEFVPVELVNFEAE